Proteins from a genomic interval of Bradyrhizobium sp. CCBAU 53340:
- a CDS encoding PAS domain-containing sensor histidine kinase: protein MTSADTSAASFDTAPAEEPRRWSVRRWLAPFAVALALLSALLTFLVLTGLTNIEPSPEVVRSFYLINAGTILLLVGIIVRELWQLILARRRGRAAARLHVQIVSLFSIVAVLPAVLVAVVANVTIERGLDRLFSGPTKEVIQNSLTIARAYMQDHAQLIRGDILGMANDIAHARPLYDQDRRSFRELLTASAASRNLPGAMIIDKNTNILESADTGMRLAYSPPAPDFLSNVNESEPEIAVLPDANFVAAVIRLRAFNDTFLYVARPLDPNVVNQLKQTELSVAEYAQIESRRLGIQVAFALMFAVIALTILMASVLIGLNFANSLVAPIRRLMNAAHTVSTGDLHVKVPVHQSEGDLAQLGETFNKMTQELRSQRDELVNASDLIDSRRRFIEAVLSSASAGIIGVDTSGSVGILNRSAEKLIGHSEAETLGHPLSDVLPELDEMMKTSREGTQRLVQGQITITRDGTERNLSVRVSAEKNQPHDSYIITLDDITELVSAQRTSAWGDVARRIAHEIKNPLTPIQLSAERIRRKFGKGITEAKDKQIFDQCTDTIVRQVDDIRRMVDEFSRFARMPKPVMEGEDVADTVRQAVFLMKVAHPELDIEAEFKEDPLRAQFDRRLISQAVTNIVKNATEAIEQVPPEELGKGRIDVVVSREGEDVLIDVIDNGIGLPKVARSRLLEPYVTTRAKGTGLGLAIVGRVLEDHGGRIELKDASDFRAGQRGAWMRMRFAISGQAKKADGAEPAPATTADNKEAAADSTRESVKTQETKEPAAETKEPAEKTNDSTKIEASTGS, encoded by the coding sequence ATGACCAGCGCAGATACCTCGGCCGCATCCTTTGACACGGCCCCAGCCGAAGAGCCCCGGCGCTGGTCGGTGCGACGCTGGCTGGCGCCGTTTGCGGTCGCCCTGGCGCTGCTCTCGGCCCTCCTGACCTTCCTGGTCCTGACCGGACTGACCAACATCGAGCCGTCGCCGGAAGTGGTGCGCTCGTTCTACCTGATCAATGCGGGCACGATCCTGCTGCTGGTCGGCATCATCGTCCGCGAGCTCTGGCAGCTGATCCTGGCCCGGCGGCGGGGACGGGCGGCGGCGCGGCTGCATGTCCAGATCGTCAGCCTGTTCTCCATCGTCGCCGTGCTGCCCGCGGTGCTGGTCGCCGTCGTCGCCAACGTCACCATCGAGCGCGGCCTCGACCGGCTGTTCTCAGGTCCCACCAAGGAAGTCATCCAGAACTCGCTGACGATCGCGCGGGCCTATATGCAGGACCACGCCCAGCTGATCCGCGGCGACATCCTCGGCATGGCCAACGACATCGCCCATGCAAGGCCCCTCTACGACCAGGATCGCCGCTCGTTCCGCGAGCTGCTGACGGCAAGCGCCGCCTCCCGCAACCTGCCGGGGGCGATGATCATCGACAAGAACACCAACATCCTCGAGTCCGCCGACACCGGGATGCGGCTGGCCTATTCGCCGCCGGCACCCGACTTCCTCAGTAATGTCAACGAGTCCGAGCCCGAGATCGCGGTGCTGCCCGACGCGAATTTCGTCGCCGCCGTCATCCGGCTGCGGGCCTTCAACGACACCTTCCTCTATGTCGCGCGTCCGCTTGATCCGAACGTCGTCAACCAGCTCAAGCAGACCGAGCTCAGCGTCGCCGAATACGCCCAGATCGAGTCGCGTCGCCTTGGCATCCAGGTCGCGTTCGCGCTGATGTTCGCAGTGATCGCGCTGACCATCCTGATGGCCTCGGTGCTGATCGGGCTCAACTTCGCCAATTCTCTGGTGGCGCCGATCCGGCGTCTGATGAATGCGGCCCACACGGTCTCGACCGGCGACCTGCATGTGAAGGTGCCGGTGCACCAATCGGAAGGCGACCTCGCGCAACTCGGCGAGACCTTCAACAAGATGACGCAGGAGCTGCGCAGCCAGCGCGACGAGCTCGTCAACGCCAGCGACCTCATCGACAGCCGCCGCCGCTTCATCGAGGCGGTGCTGTCGTCGGCGAGCGCCGGCATCATCGGCGTCGATACCTCGGGCAGCGTCGGCATCCTCAACCGCTCTGCCGAGAAGCTGATCGGGCATTCCGAGGCCGAGACACTCGGCCATCCGCTCTCCGACGTGCTGCCCGAGCTCGACGAGATGATGAAGACGTCGCGGGAAGGGACCCAGCGCCTCGTGCAGGGCCAGATCACGATCACCCGCGACGGCACCGAGCGCAATCTGTCGGTGCGGGTCAGCGCCGAGAAGAACCAGCCGCACGACAGCTACATCATCACGCTCGACGACATCACCGAGCTGGTCTCGGCGCAACGTACCTCGGCCTGGGGCGACGTCGCGCGCCGCATCGCCCACGAGATCAAGAATCCGCTGACGCCGATCCAGCTCTCGGCCGAGCGCATCCGCCGCAAGTTCGGCAAGGGCATTACCGAGGCCAAGGACAAGCAGATCTTCGACCAGTGCACCGACACCATCGTGCGCCAGGTCGACGACATCAGGCGCATGGTCGACGAATTCTCGCGCTTTGCGCGGATGCCAAAACCCGTGATGGAAGGCGAGGACGTCGCCGATACCGTGCGGCAGGCGGTGTTCCTGATGAAGGTCGCCCATCCCGAGCTCGATATCGAGGCCGAGTTCAAAGAGGATCCGCTGCGCGCCCAGTTCGACCGCCGGCTGATCTCGCAGGCGGTCACCAACATCGTCAAGAATGCCACCGAGGCGATCGAACAGGTCCCGCCGGAGGAGCTCGGCAAAGGCCGCATCGATGTCGTGGTGTCGCGCGAGGGCGAGGACGTCTTGATCGACGTGATCGACAACGGCATCGGCCTGCCCAAGGTCGCACGATCGCGGCTGCTCGAGCCCTATGTGACCACGCGCGCCAAGGGCACCGGCCTTGGCCTTGCCATCGTCGGCCGGGTGCTGGAAGACCATGGCGGACGGATCGAGCTGAAGGACGCCTCCGACTTCCGCGCGGGCCAACGCGGCGCCTGGATGCGGATGCGCTTTGCGATCTCCGGTCAGGCCAAGAAGGCCGATGGAGCGGAGCCGGCGCCAGCGACCACGGCGGATAACAAGGAAGCGGCCGCGGATTCCACCAGGGAATCGGTCAAGACGCAGGAAACAAAAGAGCCGGCGGCCGAAACCAAAGAGCCGGCTGAAAAGACCAATGATTCAACGAAAATCGAAGCCTCAACAGGCAGCTGA
- the hfq gene encoding RNA chaperone Hfq, with translation MAADRAQNLQDTFLNHVRKTKTPLTIFLVNGVKLQGIVTWFDNFCLLLRRDGHSQLVYKHAISTIMPGAPIQLFEGGEDQPA, from the coding sequence ATGGCGGCAGACCGCGCACAAAACCTACAGGACACCTTCCTCAATCACGTTCGCAAAACCAAGACGCCACTGACGATCTTTCTGGTCAACGGAGTGAAGCTCCAGGGCATCGTGACCTGGTTCGACAATTTCTGTTTGCTGCTTCGGCGCGACGGTCACTCGCAGCTTGTCTACAAGCACGCGATCTCGACCATCATGCCGGGCGCTCCGATCCAGCTGTTCGAAGGCGGCGAGGATCAGCCGGCTTGA
- a CDS encoding sigma-54 dependent transcriptional regulator — MASEILIVDDEADIRDLVAGILEDEGFVTRTARDSDSALAEIANRRPHLVFLDIWLQGSKLDGLQLLEQVKKDNADLPVVMISGHGNIETAVAAIKRGAYDFIEKPFKADRLILVATRALENSRLKREVKELKQLAPSASQLVGRSPSMNQLRQTIERAAKANSRILIVGPAGAGKELTARTLHTASGRADGPFVVINAAAITPERMEHELFGVEQSNGEQPRKPGALEEAHGGTLFIDEIADMPRETQNKILRVLVEQSFQRVGGTAKVQVDVRIISSTARNLEEEIAAGHFREDLYHRLSVVPIRVPALSERREDIPELIDYFMEQISAGSGLPKRQIGQDAMAVLQSHVWPGNVRQLRNNVERVMILAAGGPEVIITADMLPQDVGSMVPAMPTSNNGEHIMGLPLREAREVFERDYLIAQISRFSGNISRTAEFVGMERSALHRKLKALGVG, encoded by the coding sequence ATGGCAAGTGAAATTCTGATTGTCGATGACGAGGCCGATATTCGGGATCTCGTTGCGGGCATTCTCGAAGACGAGGGTTTCGTCACGCGCACCGCGCGCGACAGCGACTCCGCGCTGGCCGAGATCGCCAACCGCAGGCCGCACCTGGTGTTCCTCGACATCTGGCTGCAGGGCTCCAAGCTCGACGGCCTGCAACTGCTCGAGCAGGTCAAGAAGGACAATGCCGACCTGCCGGTCGTAATGATCTCCGGCCACGGCAACATCGAGACCGCGGTCGCCGCGATCAAGCGCGGCGCCTATGATTTCATCGAGAAGCCGTTCAAGGCCGACCGGCTCATTCTGGTTGCCACCAGAGCGCTGGAGAACTCGCGGCTCAAGCGCGAGGTCAAGGAGCTGAAGCAGCTCGCGCCGAGCGCCAGCCAGCTCGTCGGCCGCTCGCCGAGCATGAACCAGCTGCGCCAGACCATCGAGCGCGCCGCCAAGGCCAACAGCCGCATCCTGATCGTCGGCCCTGCCGGCGCAGGCAAGGAACTGACCGCGCGTACGCTGCACACGGCCTCGGGCCGCGCCGACGGCCCCTTCGTCGTCATCAACGCGGCGGCGATCACACCGGAGCGGATGGAGCACGAACTGTTCGGCGTCGAGCAGTCCAACGGCGAGCAGCCGCGCAAGCCCGGCGCGCTCGAAGAGGCCCATGGCGGCACGCTGTTCATCGACGAGATCGCGGACATGCCGCGCGAGACCCAGAACAAGATCCTGCGCGTGCTGGTCGAGCAGTCGTTCCAGCGCGTCGGCGGCACCGCCAAGGTGCAGGTCGACGTCCGCATCATCTCCTCGACCGCGCGCAATCTCGAGGAGGAGATCGCGGCCGGGCATTTCCGCGAGGACCTCTATCACCGCCTCTCGGTGGTGCCGATTCGCGTGCCCGCGCTGTCGGAGCGGCGCGAGGACATTCCTGAATTGATCGACTATTTCATGGAGCAGATCTCGGCCGGCAGCGGCCTGCCCAAGCGCCAGATCGGCCAGGACGCGATGGCGGTGCTGCAATCGCATGTCTGGCCGGGCAATGTGCGCCAGCTCCGCAACAACGTTGAGAGAGTCATGATTCTGGCCGCGGGCGGTCCGGAGGTGATCATCACCGCCGACATGCTGCCTCAGGACGTCGGCTCGATGGTCCCGGCGATGCCGACCAGCAACAATGGCGAGCACATCATGGGCCTGCCGCTGCGCGAGGCGCGCGAAGTGTTCGAGCGCGACTATTTGATTGCCCAGATCAGCCGTTTTTCAGGAAATATTTCTCGTACGGCCGAATTCGTTGGCATGGAACGTTCGGCGCTACACCGGAAGTTGAAGGCATTGGGCGTCGGTTGA
- the hflX gene encoding GTPase HflX, with amino-acid sequence MEPRNFDGEADRPRSAGAKQTGRVLVIGPYLRARAGSADAQSESHVQRDAEARLDEAAGLARAIDLVIADAIIAPINQIRPATYIGKGKVEEIAALAKSLDVELVVMDCALAPIQQRNLEKELQAKVLDRTGLILEIFGRRAKTKEGSLQVELAHLNYQRSRLVRSWTHLERQRGGFGFMGGPGETQIEADRRLIQERITKLESELKKVQATRRLHRAGRQRVPYRVVALVGYTNAGKSTLFNRLTRADVQAADMLFATLDPTLRALNLPHGGKAMLSDTVGFISNLPTQLVAAFRATLEEVLEADVILHVRDISHEDAEAQQSDVDAVLRQLGINPDDSGRIIEVWNKIDRYEPDRREELLNIAARRPEDHPAMLVSAVSGEGIDALLSAIEERLAAKRTTLDLTIDAADGAGISWLHRNSEVLAKELHDGRFDMTVRVDETKRDIVVNRFDAVPHHAT; translated from the coding sequence TTGGAACCCCGGAATTTCGACGGGGAGGCCGACCGTCCGCGGTCGGCTGGGGCTAAGCAGACGGGGCGGGTGCTTGTCATCGGCCCCTATTTGCGAGCGCGCGCGGGAAGTGCCGACGCGCAATCGGAGAGTCATGTTCAGCGCGACGCGGAGGCCCGGCTCGATGAAGCCGCAGGCCTCGCGCGCGCGATCGACCTCGTCATTGCCGATGCCATCATCGCGCCGATCAACCAGATCCGGCCGGCGACCTATATCGGCAAGGGCAAGGTCGAGGAGATCGCCGCACTCGCCAAGAGTCTCGACGTCGAGCTCGTCGTGATGGATTGCGCGCTGGCGCCGATCCAGCAGCGCAATCTCGAGAAGGAGCTGCAGGCCAAGGTGCTCGATCGCACCGGGCTCATTCTCGAAATCTTCGGACGCCGCGCCAAGACCAAGGAAGGCTCGCTCCAGGTCGAGCTCGCGCATCTCAATTACCAGCGCTCGCGCCTGGTGCGATCCTGGACCCATCTGGAACGCCAGCGCGGCGGCTTCGGCTTCATGGGCGGCCCCGGCGAGACGCAGATCGAGGCCGACCGCCGCCTGATCCAGGAGCGCATCACCAAGCTCGAAAGCGAGCTGAAAAAGGTGCAGGCGACGCGCCGTCTGCATCGCGCCGGTCGCCAGCGCGTGCCGTATCGCGTCGTCGCGCTGGTCGGCTACACCAACGCCGGCAAATCGACGCTGTTCAATCGCCTGACCCGCGCCGACGTGCAGGCCGCCGATATGCTGTTCGCAACGCTCGATCCGACCTTGCGCGCACTCAACCTGCCGCATGGCGGCAAGGCCATGCTGTCGGACACGGTCGGCTTCATCTCCAACCTGCCGACCCAGCTCGTTGCGGCCTTCCGCGCCACGCTGGAGGAGGTGCTGGAAGCCGACGTCATTCTGCATGTCCGCGACATCTCGCATGAGGATGCCGAGGCGCAGCAGAGCGATGTCGACGCCGTGCTGCGCCAGCTCGGCATCAATCCAGATGACTCAGGCCGCATCATCGAGGTCTGGAACAAGATCGATCGTTACGAGCCTGACAGGCGCGAAGAGCTTCTGAATATCGCGGCGCGAAGGCCCGAAGATCATCCGGCGATGCTGGTCTCGGCCGTGTCAGGCGAGGGGATCGATGCACTGCTCAGCGCGATCGAGGAACGCCTCGCCGCCAAACGCACGACGCTCGATCTCACCATCGATGCCGCTGACGGCGCCGGAATCTCCTGGCTGCACCGCAATTCCGAAGTGCTGGCCAAGGAGCTGCACGACGGCCGCTTCGACATGACCGTGCGGGTGGACGAGACCAAGCGGGATATCGTCGTGAACAGGTTCGACGCCGTACCACATCACGCCACATAG